TCTCGTTCACCGCGGTGTCCAGCTCCACCCAGCCCTTGCGGCGGCTGTCGGTCACGCTGTTGGTCGAACGTTCGGCGACCATCCCTCGCAGCTTGCCCAGCGTCTCGCGCAGCTTGGCGCCGACCTCGTCATATCGGGTGCGCAGCGGCGCCATGATGGTGGGGATGTCGGCGACCCGCCCTTCGGCATTGGCGACCGACACCGCGTTCAGCGCCGTTTCGCGCGTGCTGCGCAGCTCCGCCTGATAATTGCCGACCGCCGTCACCATGTCGGCCGCCTCGGTGTCGTAGGTCGAAACCGCGATGATGACCGACAGCGCGTCGGAGAAGCGCGACATCTGGTAGAGCGCCAGCAGCGCGGTCAGGACGCAGACCACGCCGAAACCCAGGACCAGCTTATGGGCGACTTTCATGTTCATTCTTCTGCTCCGGTCCCGGACGGCTCTTGAGTTGGATCGGCTCTTCAGAGGGATGGGTCGTTCTTCAGGTCTTCACGACGTCGAGCAGCGCCGTCATGTCGATGACCGCCATGCGCTCAGCGGTAATCGCCCGGATCAGCGGCCCGGCCTCCACCGGGGCGGATGCGCGTGGCACCATGATGTCGGCCACCCGCTCCACCTCGCGCAGGCGCAAGGCGGCCGGACGGCCGGTGCCGGTGCGCAGCACGATGGCGTAGCCGGTCTGGTCGGCCTCGGCGCTGCCGGCGGCCCCCCGGGCGGACGTCCCGCTGCACAGCCGGTCGAGGTCGAACAGCCGCATCACCCGGCCGGCGACGGCGATCACCCCCAGGACGGCGGGCGGCGCGCCCGGCACGCGGGCCAGCCGCGGCATCGGCACGATATGGCCGAGATGGCGCAACTCCAGCCCATAAAGGGTCTCCACCCCGCGCGCAATCAGCATGGACGTGCCGATGCCGGCCTCGTCGTCGGGCTGCGGAGTTTCCGCCAGCTCCTCGGCCCGGCGGGCAAGCACGGCGTCGGCCCAGGGGCCACGGCCGGCGAAGATCGCCTCGAGATCGGCGGTGCGGCGCGCCAATTTCTCGCGCACCGCATCCCAGTCGATGGATGCGCGGGCGGCGGCGCGGTCCGGCGACGCGCTATCGAGTGCGGCGATGAGCGGTGCGGCTCCAGGGCCGGCGCCGGCAAGCGTCTCGTCCATCAGCCCTCCTCACCGGTCAGCCAGAGGTCCAACATGCCGCGCAGCTCCTGAACGGTCAGGCCGCCGCCCTCGGTCACCGCTTCGTCGTCGGGACGGCTCTCCAGCGCCTCGCGCGCATTGCGGAAATGGCGCTGGGCCGGAACCAGCCGGCCGCGGCGCCAATAGGCCAGCGCCAGATGGTAGTCAGCCAGGACGAAGCGCGGGTCGAGATACAAGGCCCGCTTGAAGGCCGCCACCGGATCGCCGACGCCGAGCTCCTCCTCCACCAGCCCCAGATGATAGTGGGCGGCCGGGTCGAGCCGCTGCGCCTCCACCCGCGCCAGACAGGCTTCCAGCACGGAGGAGCGCTCGTTGGTCTCAGGCGCATCCGGCGGGGTGGGTTCGACGGACGAAGACGCCAGTACGGTCCTGCGGGAGCGCGGGGCGGAGACCGGTCCGGCGGCATCGGTTGCGAGCTTCGCCGCAGACCTTCCGGCCCGACGCGGCGCGATCGTGGCGACCGGCGCGGCCGGTGCCGGAACGGCGGTGGCGCTGCGGATCGGCGCAGCCGTGGTCGTCGTTTCGGCCTGTTTGCGGTAGAGCGTCGCGCCCGGGACCGAGACCGGGATGAACAGCTCGTTCATCTGCGGCCCTGCCTCGGCATGGCCGACCACCAGCCAGCCACCCTCGGCCAGCGCCTTGTGCAGGTCGCCCAGCAGCCGGTGCCGCGTCGCCTCGTCGAAATAGATCATGACGTTGCGGCACAGGATGATGTCGAAATGCCCGATCCCATGCGGATAGGAGGGGATCGCCCCATCCACGAGGTTGAAGGGCATGAAGCTGGTCCATTGCCGGTATTTCGGCTTCACCGACCACAGCCTGTCCCGGCGGTCGAAACAGGCCTCCAGCGTTTCCGGCGACAGGCCGCGCACCGCCCAGTCGCCATAGGCGCCGCGCCGTGCCTGCTCCAGGAAGGCGCCGTTGATGTCGGTGCCGACGATATGGACCTGCCAGCCTTCCAACTGGGCGGCGAAATGTTGCTTCAGCAGGATTTCGATGGTGTAGGCCTCCGGCCCGATCGAACAGCCGGCGCTCCAGATCCGCAGCAGGCGGCTCGACTGGTTGCGGCGCAGGCATTCGGGAATGGCGACGGCGCGCAACGCGTCGAACTGTTCGACATAGCGGAAGAAGAAGGTCTCCCCCACCGCCAGCTCGTTGATCAGTCCCTGGTATTCCGGACCGCCCGGCCCCTCCGCCTCCAGCGCCGCCAGATAGCCGGCGACCGTGGCGATGGGACCGAAGGGCAGCCGGCGGTTGATGCGTTCGGCGAAGGCGGCGTCCTTGTCGGCGTAATAGGCGAGACCGGTGGCGTCGATCACCATCGCCTTCAGGCGCGGGAAATGCGGGTCGCGGCGGATCGACTCGATCGTTGCGGAAGGGTTGGGCATCATACGCCCCCCTCCCCGGCGGCTGTCGCGTCCCGAGGAGAGGCATCGAGGGGATCGGCAGGCTCCTGCCACTGCGCCAGCCGCCGTTCGGCCACCGTGCGGAAGGCGTCGAGCAGCCGGCCCTCCGCCTCGCTCAAAAGCCGGTCGGGGTCGATCAGGGTCACGCCGCCGCCGCGGCCGGTCACCCGGTCCGGAAAGGCGCCGACGGCGCAGCCGTTGAAGCTCAGAGACGGGTCGGACGGCGTGCGCTCCCGCGGATCGACCGCCGTTTCGCCATGGACCTGATCGGCCAGCAGCGCCGCCGGCCGGCCCTGCCATGTGACAAGGAGAAGCGGCGAATAGAGGCCCGGCACCATTCCGCCGGCCCCGAGATCGAGCAGGACATCCAGGCGCAGGACCGGCACCACCTCTCCCTGATAGCGGAACACCCCCTCCACGGGCAGCGGCGCCGTCGGCAGCCGCTCCAGCCGCGGCAACGGCAAGAAACGCCGCACGGTTTCCACCGGCAGTGCCAGAGCCTGCCCGGCGACCGAAAACACGACGCAGCGGAAGGGCGACAGCATCGACGTGCTTGGGGTGTTTCTGGGCGTGGGGAGTGGTGACATCCGTCCGTCGATGGTCAGGAATCCGACCGGGACCATGCCCGATCCCAACAGGAATGCGAATTACGCCAAAGGTTTACGCCATAGGACCTATGCCGTGGTGCTGCAAATCCCTTCCCTTTGACGGGCGATCCGGCCGGGCTACTCTTTGGCCGCAACGATAAGACTTTACCCGAGGGAGAAACGACACGATGCCCGGCCGCCATTTCGAGGATTTCCGCATCGGCGAGGTGTTCGATTCGGAAGGAGCGACCCTGACCGAGAGCCAGATCATGGATTTCGCCCTGCGCTTCGACCCGCAGCCCTTCCACATCGACGCGGTGGCGGCGGCGGACGGGCCGTTCCAGGGGCTGATCGCCAGCGGCTTCCACACGCTGTCGCTGACCTTCCGGCTGTTCCGCGACACCGGGCTGATCACCGGCACCAGCCTGGGCGGGTCCGGCATGGACGAGTTGCGCTGGTTGCGGCCGGTGCGGCCCGGTGACACCATCCGCGTCCGGGTGGAGGTGGTGGAGACGATCCCGTCGCGCCGCGGCGGCCGCGGCACGGTGCGGCTGGCCTACACCACGCTGAACCAGCGCGGCGAACCGGTGATGACCTGCATCATGAACCACATCGTCGCCGGACGCGGCGGCGCGGAGCCGACGATCGCAGTGTGAGGCGATAACCGTGTGACGGGCGATGGTCGATGACGGGGCCATTTGAAGGACGGGCGGCGTCGGATATGATGCCGCCATACAGTTGCGAGGCTTTCCCCGAATGCTGCCGAACGCCACCGTGGTAGAGACCCAGATGGGCCGGTTCCTGCTGTTCGATGCGGTCGACGGCATCACCCGTCACCTGCGCCGCGACGGCCAGTGGGAGCCGGTGACCCTGATGGTCGCCAAGGCGCTGGTCCAGATCGGGGACGGTGCCGGCCACGACCGGGGCTGCCAGGCCGGCGGCACCATCGTGGACGGTGGCGCCAATGTCGGCGCCTTCACCATTCCGACGGCGCTCACCTTCCACGACAGCCACCGTGTGGTCAGCTTCGAGGTGCAGCGGCCGCTCTACCACCTGCTCTGCGGATCCGTGGCGCTGAATGGGCTCGACAATGTCCTGGTCCAGAATCTGGCGCTGGGCGAGCGGATGGACATGATCGAGATCCCCATCCCCGATTATGCCAACGACCGCAACCTGGGCGCGCTCAGCCTTGATCCCGAGGTGCGGCGCGCCCGGCGCGACGCGGGGCTCGGCTGCGACACCGACGCGCCGGGGGTGCGGATGGGGCAGGCCAGCATGGTGCGGCTGGACGATTTCAGCATCACCGACCTTTGCCTGCTGAAACTGGACGTCGAAGGAATGGAACTGCCGGTTCTGAAGGGGGCGACGGAGACGCTGAAGCGTTGCGCCTATCCGCCCGTCCTGTTCGAGCTGTGGGATGCCGATTCCATGCCGGGAATCCGTGCCCCGCAGGAGGCGCTGCTGTCCTATCTGCACGGGCTGGGCTACGAACTGCTGATCTGCGGCGAAATGGCCATCGCCCAGCATCTGAACCGGCGGTCCTATCTGAGGCTGCGGATGGAGGCCGACGGCCTGCGCCAGACTTTCGAACAGGCGGAGCGCTGAAGCGGCCCCCGCCTCACGCCCGTGCAGCCAGGGTGCGGATCGCCAGCGCGGCGGCGGAGGCGCGGTTTTCGACACCCAGCTTGGTGAAGACCTGCTCCAGATGCTTGTTCACCGTGCGGGGGCTGATGCCCAGGATCTCGCCGATGTCGCGGTTGGGCTTGCCGTTGGCAATCCACAGCAGAACCTCCGCCTCGCGCGCGGTCAGGCCCAACGCGTCGCGCAGTATGCCCTCCTGACGGCCGGCGGTCGGCTCGCTGAGGCGGAACAGATATTCGTCGGGATTGGCAGGGCTGAGATAGGTGAACTCCAGCCGCCGCACACCGTCCCCATCAGGCAGCTCAAGCGTGAAGTTCTCCCCCGCCCCGCCGGGGGCTGAGGTCCGGCGCAGCCCCGCCAGACCGGCGGCCAGCGCGGCTGCCGCTTCCGGGTCCAGGCCGGCCAGCAGCCGTTCCGCCTGCGGGGTGCACCACAGCAGCCGGCCCGTCCCGTCCGTCGCCAGCAGGAAACGGCCGGTGGCGTCCAGCGCCGCACGGGCGGCGTAGGCGACGCGGGCGTTGGTCAGATGGACGCGGATGCGGGCGATCAGCTCGTCCACCACGATCGGCTTGGTGACGTAATCGACGCCGCCGGCCTCCAGCCCCTTCACCACATGTTCAGTGTCGCTGAGGCCGGTCATGAAGATGACGGGAATATGCGACAGGTGGGGAACCTGCTTCAGCCGCCGGCAGGTCTCGAAGCCGTCGAGGCCGGGCATCACCGCGTCCATCAGGATCAGGTCCGGCGTGATCTGGCCGACGAGGTCAAGGGCACTCTCGCCGTCGACAGCGACCAGCACGGTCAGGTCGGCCTGTTCGATGGCCTCCGTCAGGAATCCCAGCGTGTCGGGGGTGTCGTCCACCACCAGGATCATGTCGCGGCGCTTCATCCCGTCACGGCCCCGTCTTCTGTCCGATTCTCATGCTGCTGCCTCGCATTCCGCTGCGCCGCCGCCTCTTCCACCGCACGCATATACCCCTTCAGATCGAAGGCGCGCACCAGCGTTCGCAGCCGTTCGACAAATGGCAGGGTGGCGGCGTCCTCCGTCTCGATCTCGCGCAGCTTGGCTTCGATTCCGCGAATATAGCCGATCCGCCCAAGCTGGCGCAGGTCGTCGAGATGACGCAGCGCCGCCTCAGGCAGATCTGATGCCGGCTGTCCGGCAGGCATGGGAAGTTGATCGGACGGCCCTGTGACCAGGGCAAGCGCTTCCGCCGGCTTTTCCTGTTTTTCCGGGGCATGGATCCATTCCAGCCCGGTCAGCGCCTGCAACCGGTCGAGCAGCGCATGGATCTCGATCGGCTTGGCGACAAAGGCGTCGTGCGGCGCCCGGCCGTCGCCCGGGCCCTGCGCCTCGTAGGCATTGGCGGAGACCATGATGATGCGGATGCGGTCGGCGAACTGGCGCCGCAGCTCCTCCGCCACGTCCCAACCGCTCTCGCCGGGCATGGAGATGTCGAGCATAGCGACGTCGGGCTTGCATTGCGCAGCCAGCTCCAGGCAGGCGGTGGCGTCAGACGCGGTGAACAGCACGAATCCCAGCGGGCGCAGGATGTCGGTCATCAGCGCCAGATGGTCGCGGTCGTCGTCGGCCAGCAGGATGGTGATCTGCGGCCCGGCATAGCCGGTGATGGCCCGGCGCTCCACCTGCTCGCCCGGCCGGTGCATCGCCTCCGACAGCAGCAGGCGGACGGTGAAGACGCTGCCCTCCCCCGCCTTGCTGCGCAGCGCGATGTCGCCGCCCATGATGCGGGTCAGCACCCGCGTGATGGTCAGGCCCAGACCGGTGCCGGCCACCGCCCGCACCGCCGCTCCACGCCCGCGCTCGAACGGTTCGAAGACGCGGTCGAGGTCTTCCTCGCGGATGCCGATGCCGCTGTCGGCGATCTCGAACTCGGCGATCTGGCTGCGGTAGCGGACGGTCAGGGCGACATGGCCGGTCTCGGTGTATTTCACCGCGTTGGACAGCAGGTTGATCAGGATCTGGCGCAGGATCTTGCTGTCGGTGTGGACCCAGGCCGGCAGGTGCGGAACGCGGGTGTAGCGGAACTCCAGCCCCTTGGCGGCGGCCTGGATGCGGAACATGTCGGCCAGCTGGTCGAGGAAATCGATCAGCTGCACCTTGTCGCGGCTGAGCCGGCGCAGACCCGATTCGATCTTCGAGATGTCGAGCAGCCCGTCGATCAGGTTCGACAGATGCTCGGCACTGCGGCGGATGACGCGGACGGCGTCCTGCGGGCGCTGGGTGCTGTTGCTCTCCAGAAGCTGGGCATAACCGGATATGGCGTTCAAGGGTGCGCGGATTTCGTGGCTGACGCCGATGATGTAGCGGCTCTTGGCGGCGTTGGCGGCCTCCGCCACCTCCTTGGCCTTCTGCAATGCTGCGTCGGTGCGTTCGTGGGCGGCGATCTCGTCCATCAGCATGGCGGTCTGGCGGGCGGTCTCCTCCTCCGCCTTGCGGCGGCTCTCATGGGCCAGCACCAGCAGCCAGGCGGCGACACCGGACAGGATGAACAGGCAGACGAAGACGGAGACCAGCGCGGTATGGATCGCCGCCCGCTCCGCCGCGTCGGCATTGGCGTACTGGAAGTCGATGACCACCAGCACCCCGCCCAGCACCAGCGAGAACAGCGTCATCACCCCGATGAAATGGCCGGTGCGGGTGTGGACCCCGGCGGCAATCCGCTTGGGCAGCACCCGTTGCAGGCTGTGGGCGATCTGGTCGGCGAAGCGGCTGTCCTTCTTGCAGAGGTCGTGGCAGCGCGCCTCCAGCGTGCAGCAGAGCGAGCAGATCGGCGCGTCATAGGCCGGGCAGAAGGCCATGTCCGGCCGCTCGAACTGGTTCTCGCAGATCGAACAGCGGACGGTCGCGCCATCGCCGGGCAGCTTGTCCGACTTGCGGGCGAGGTAATAGCGGCCCCCGGTCCTCCAGGCGATCAGCGGGGCGGCGGCGAAGGCCACCACCAGCCCGATGAAGGGGGCCAGCGCCTGCGCCACCGGCCCGAGAAGCCCGAAGAAGGCGGTGGTGGAGCACAGCACCGACAGGCCCATGGCGCCGGTGCCGACCGGGTTGATGTCGTAGAGATGGGCGCGCTTGAACTCGATCCCGGGCGGGCTGAAACCCAGCGGCTTGTTGACGGCCAGATCGGCGGCGACCGCGCCCAGCCAGCCCACCGCGACGTTGGCGTAGAGCCCGAGGATGCTCTCGATCACGCCGAGAATGCCGATCTCCATCAGCAGCAGGGCGAGCAGCACGTTGAACACCAGCCAGACGACACGGCCGGGATGGCTGCGGGTCAGGCGGGAGAAGAAGTTCGACCATGCGATGGAGCCGGCATAGGCGTTGGTGACGTTGATCTTCATCTGGCAGACGACGACGAAGATGCCGGTCAATGCCAGCGCCACGGCGGGGGAGCCGAACACGTCGAGAAAGGCGACGTGGTACATGGTGTTGGGCTGTACCGCATCCTCCACCGGCAGCCCGTGCTTGATGGCGAGGAAGGCCAGCAGCGATCCGGCCGCCAGCTTCAGGCTGCCGATCAGCACCCAGCCGGGCCCGCCGGCCAGCAGCGCCGTCCACCAGCGCAGGCGCCCGATGCGGGCCTGCGAGGGCAGGAAGCGCAGATAGTCGACCTGCTCGCCGATCTGCGGCAGGAGCGACAGCAGCACCGAGGCGGCCATGCCGAAGGGCAGCAGCGACAGCCCGCCATCCGGAGCGTAGACGCCGGGAAGCGAGGTCCATTGCGCCAGCGTTTCGCGGTCGAGCAGGAAAAAATAGGCGAAGGGCACGCATTGCAGCAGGATCCACACCGGCTGCGTTGCCCATTGCATGCGGCTGATGAAACGGATGCCATAGACGGCGATGGGGATGACCGCCAGAGAACTGATGACGTGGGCGACCGACGCCGGAATCCCCAGCACCATGGTCAGCCCGGCCGACATGATGCTGGCCTCGATCGAGAACAGGATGAAGGTGAAGGAGGCGTAGACCAGCGAGGTGATGGTGGAACCGAGATAGCCGAATCCGGCGCCGCGGGCCAGCAGGTCGATGTCCACCCCGGCCTTGGCCGCATGGTAGGTGATCGGCAGGCCAACCAGGATGCTGAGCAGCGCCACCGCCAGGATGGCGGCCATGGCGTTCTCGAAGCCGTAGGTCAGGGTGACGGCGGCGCCGATCGCCTCGCAGGCCAGGAAGGAGATGGCGCCGAGTGCCGTGTTGGCGACGCGCCACGCGCTCCAGCGCCGCGCCCGTTCCGCGGTGTAGCGGAGCGCGTAGTCCTCCAGCGTCTGGTCGGCGGCGAGCTGGTTGTATTGCCGGCGTTCACGGACGATCCGTTGCCTCGCGCTCATACCTGTCAGCCATTCCCGCCCGTTGCCAGTCCCCATCGCATCGTCGGGAGTTTCCCCGTGGTTGGCAAGCCGCAAGCGCGTTGACAGCGCCGGGGCCGGCCTCTAGCTCTCGGGTCGTACGAACCGGAAAACTGCTGAAAGCCCAAGCATGACCGTCGAGCTTGTCGTCTGTGAAACCTGCCGCCGTCCGGAGGATCCGCCCGAAGCCGTCAGGCCGGGGGCGGAACTGGTGGCGCTGATGGAGCGGGCGTTGGCAGAAACCCCCGATCTTGCGGCGCAGGTGCGGCTGCGTCCGATGCGCTGCCTGATGAGCTGCCGCCGGCCCTGCGCCGTAGCGGTGCGCTCCGCCGCCCGGATGAGCTATGTGCTGGGCGACTTGGCCCCGGACGAGATGACGGTGGAGACGCTGACCGCCTATCTGCGTGCCTATGCCGCCACCGAGGACGGAATCGTTCCGTTCAAGCAATGGCCCCAGGGTGTCAAGGGCCGTTTCATATCCCGACTGCCGCCGCTGGAGGAATGCGGTACCTAAGTCCTTCACCCGGCCCTGAAGGATGGATTTGACAGACGAAGGTGGCGTGCCAATTATTGTTGGTCAGACCAACAGAGTTCGCCCCTTGCGGGCGAGGAGGAACGCCCGATGAAGGTCGACCCCGAGGTCCTGAACTGCGCCACCGGCCTGCTGCACATGGCACGAGAGGCTGAGCGCTCCAATGGCTGGGAAGCCGGTGACCTCCTGCGCACCACGCTGCGCCTGCTGGTGGTCGCCGGCGCCGACGGCCACGGCTGGAACGCCGACGACCTGTCGGAGGAAGTCCGCGATCTGGTGGAAGCCGTGCGGACGACGAACGGGGTGGCAGAGCTGGTGGTGCATTGAGCGGGCACTTTACCCCTCAAGCCCCTATCACCCCTCCGAAACTTCCGGGTTCAGCTGGATCAGCACCTTGTCGATGCGGCGGCCATCCATGTCGACGACCTCGAAGCGGATGCCGTTCCAGTGGAAATGCTCCGCCGCGGTCGGCACATGGCCGAACTGGTCGAGCAGGAATCCGGCGATGGTGTGGAAATCGCCCTCCCCCTTCATGTTCTTGACGCCGACCAGCGCCTCGACCTCCTCGACCGGGGTCATGCCGTCAACCAGCCAGCTGCCGTCTTCGCGCTGGACGGCTGCGGCGTCACCTTCCTGGGTGCTGTCGGGCAGTTCGCCGGCGATGGCCTCCAGGATGTCGGTCATGGTGACCAGACCCTCGACGCTGCCGTACTCGTCGACCACCACCGCCATGTGGACGCTGGCCTGCTTGAACAGGTCGAGCAGGCGGAAGACCGGCGTGCCGTCATGGACGACCAGCGGCTGGACCATCGCCGACCGCAGGTCGAAGGCGACTCCCTTCAGCGACTGGTCGAGAAGTGCCTTGGTCGAGACGATGCCCTGCACCTCGTCAACGTCGCCGCGGCAGACCGGGAAGCGGGAATAGCCGCTTTCGCAGATCTCGCGGGCGACCGTTTCGGGGTTGTCGTCGATGTCGAGCCAGATCAGGTCGGGGCGCGGCGTCATGATCGACCGCACCGTGCGGTCGGACAGGTGCATCACCCCCTCGATCATCTGGCGTTCGGCCGGCTCGAAGACACCGCTCTGGGTGCCTTCGGCGATCAGGGTCTTGACCTCCTCCTCCGTCACCGTCTGCTCGCGCGAGGTGGGCAGACGCAGCAGCTTCAGCACCGCGTCGCTCGACACCCCGAGCAGCCAGACCACCGGTGCCGACAGGCGCGACACCGTCCGCATCGGGGCCGCGACCAGAGAAGCGATCCGCTCCGACGAGATCAGGGCCACCCGCTTGGGCACCAGCTCGCCGATGATCAGCGAGAAATAGGTGATGGCGGCGACCACCAGCGCGAAGGCGACGGTATGGCCATAAGGGGCGATCCAGGCGACCTGTTCGTCCAGCACGCCGCCCAGCCGTTCAGCCAGGGTGGAGCCGCCATAGGCGCCGGCGATGATGCCGGTCAGACTGATGCCGACCTGCACGGTGGACAGGAAGCGGCTCGGGTCTTCCGACAGTTCCAGCGCGGCGCGGGCGCCGGCGCCACCCTTTTCCTCGGCCATCTGCTGAAGCCGGGCGCGGCGCGCCGACACCAGCGCCATCTCCGACATCGCGAAGAAGGCGTTGAGCAGGATCAGCAGGACGATGACCAACAGTTCCCAAATCATGGCTTTTTGCCCTTTGGGGGCGCTCCCTCAACCGATCAATTGTTGCGCCACGG
The sequence above is a segment of the Azospirillum sp. TSH100 genome. Coding sequences within it:
- a CDS encoding chemotaxis protein CheW; amino-acid sequence: MDETLAGAGPGAAPLIAALDSASPDRAAARASIDWDAVREKLARRTADLEAIFAGRGPWADAVLARRAEELAETPQPDDEAGIGTSMLIARGVETLYGLELRHLGHIVPMPRLARVPGAPPAVLGVIAVAGRVMRLFDLDRLCSGTSARGAAGSAEADQTGYAIVLRTGTGRPAALRLREVERVADIMVPRASAPVEAGPLIRAITAERMAVIDMTALLDVVKT
- a CDS encoding protein-glutamate O-methyltransferase CheR → MMPNPSATIESIRRDPHFPRLKAMVIDATGLAYYADKDAAFAERINRRLPFGPIATVAGYLAALEAEGPGGPEYQGLINELAVGETFFFRYVEQFDALRAVAIPECLRRNQSSRLLRIWSAGCSIGPEAYTIEILLKQHFAAQLEGWQVHIVGTDINGAFLEQARRGAYGDWAVRGLSPETLEACFDRRDRLWSVKPKYRQWTSFMPFNLVDGAIPSYPHGIGHFDIILCRNVMIYFDEATRHRLLGDLHKALAEGGWLVVGHAEAGPQMNELFIPVSVPGATLYRKQAETTTTAAPIRSATAVPAPAAPVATIAPRRAGRSAAKLATDAAGPVSAPRSRRTVLASSSVEPTPPDAPETNERSSVLEACLARVEAQRLDPAAHYHLGLVEEELGVGDPVAAFKRALYLDPRFVLADYHLALAYWRRGRLVPAQRHFRNAREALESRPDDEAVTEGGGLTVQELRGMLDLWLTGEEG
- a CDS encoding chemotaxis protein CheW; this encodes MLSPFRCVVFSVAGQALALPVETVRRFLPLPRLERLPTAPLPVEGVFRYQGEVVPVLRLDVLLDLGAGGMVPGLYSPLLLVTWQGRPAALLADQVHGETAVDPRERTPSDPSLSFNGCAVGAFPDRVTGRGGGVTLIDPDRLLSEAEGRLLDAFRTVAERRLAQWQEPADPLDASPRDATAAGEGGV
- a CDS encoding MaoC family dehydratase, which translates into the protein MPGRHFEDFRIGEVFDSEGATLTESQIMDFALRFDPQPFHIDAVAAADGPFQGLIASGFHTLSLTFRLFRDTGLITGTSLGGSGMDELRWLRPVRPGDTIRVRVEVVETIPSRRGGRGTVRLAYTTLNQRGEPVMTCIMNHIVAGRGGAEPTIAV
- a CDS encoding FkbM family methyltransferase, whose amino-acid sequence is MLPNATVVETQMGRFLLFDAVDGITRHLRRDGQWEPVTLMVAKALVQIGDGAGHDRGCQAGGTIVDGGANVGAFTIPTALTFHDSHRVVSFEVQRPLYHLLCGSVALNGLDNVLVQNLALGERMDMIEIPIPDYANDRNLGALSLDPEVRRARRDAGLGCDTDAPGVRMGQASMVRLDDFSITDLCLLKLDVEGMELPVLKGATETLKRCAYPPVLFELWDADSMPGIRAPQEALLSYLHGLGYELLICGEMAIAQHLNRRSYLRLRMEADGLRQTFEQAER
- a CDS encoding response regulator transcription factor; protein product: MKRRDMILVVDDTPDTLGFLTEAIEQADLTVLVAVDGESALDLVGQITPDLILMDAVMPGLDGFETCRRLKQVPHLSHIPVIFMTGLSDTEHVVKGLEAGGVDYVTKPIVVDELIARIRVHLTNARVAYAARAALDATGRFLLATDGTGRLLWCTPQAERLLAGLDPEAAAALAAGLAGLRRTSAPGGAGENFTLELPDGDGVRRLEFTYLSPANPDEYLFRLSEPTAGRQEGILRDALGLTAREAEVLLWIANGKPNRDIGEILGISPRTVNKHLEQVFTKLGVENRASAAALAIRTLAARA
- a CDS encoding ATP-binding protein, with translation MSARQRIVRERRQYNQLAADQTLEDYALRYTAERARRWSAWRVANTALGAISFLACEAIGAAVTLTYGFENAMAAILAVALLSILVGLPITYHAAKAGVDIDLLARGAGFGYLGSTITSLVYASFTFILFSIEASIMSAGLTMVLGIPASVAHVISSLAVIPIAVYGIRFISRMQWATQPVWILLQCVPFAYFFLLDRETLAQWTSLPGVYAPDGGLSLLPFGMAASVLLSLLPQIGEQVDYLRFLPSQARIGRLRWWTALLAGGPGWVLIGSLKLAAGSLLAFLAIKHGLPVEDAVQPNTMYHVAFLDVFGSPAVALALTGIFVVVCQMKINVTNAYAGSIAWSNFFSRLTRSHPGRVVWLVFNVLLALLLMEIGILGVIESILGLYANVAVGWLGAVAADLAVNKPLGFSPPGIEFKRAHLYDINPVGTGAMGLSVLCSTTAFFGLLGPVAQALAPFIGLVVAFAAAPLIAWRTGGRYYLARKSDKLPGDGATVRCSICENQFERPDMAFCPAYDAPICSLCCTLEARCHDLCKKDSRFADQIAHSLQRVLPKRIAAGVHTRTGHFIGVMTLFSLVLGGVLVVIDFQYANADAAERAAIHTALVSVFVCLFILSGVAAWLLVLAHESRRKAEEETARQTAMLMDEIAAHERTDAALQKAKEVAEAANAAKSRYIIGVSHEIRAPLNAISGYAQLLESNSTQRPQDAVRVIRRSAEHLSNLIDGLLDISKIESGLRRLSRDKVQLIDFLDQLADMFRIQAAAKGLEFRYTRVPHLPAWVHTDSKILRQILINLLSNAVKYTETGHVALTVRYRSQIAEFEIADSGIGIREEDLDRVFEPFERGRGAAVRAVAGTGLGLTITRVLTRIMGGDIALRSKAGEGSVFTVRLLLSEAMHRPGEQVERRAITGYAGPQITILLADDDRDHLALMTDILRPLGFVLFTASDATACLELAAQCKPDVAMLDISMPGESGWDVAEELRRQFADRIRIIMVSANAYEAQGPGDGRAPHDAFVAKPIEIHALLDRLQALTGLEWIHAPEKQEKPAEALALVTGPSDQLPMPAGQPASDLPEAALRHLDDLRQLGRIGYIRGIEAKLREIETEDAATLPFVERLRTLVRAFDLKGYMRAVEEAAAQRNARQQHENRTEDGAVTG
- a CDS encoding DUF1636 domain-containing protein, whose amino-acid sequence is MTVELVVCETCRRPEDPPEAVRPGAELVALMERALAETPDLAAQVRLRPMRCLMSCRRPCAVAVRSAARMSYVLGDLAPDEMTVETLTAYLRAYAATEDGIVPFKQWPQGVKGRFISRLPPLEECGT
- a CDS encoding hemolysin family protein, translating into MIWELLVIVLLILLNAFFAMSEMALVSARRARLQQMAEEKGGAGARAALELSEDPSRFLSTVQVGISLTGIIAGAYGGSTLAERLGGVLDEQVAWIAPYGHTVAFALVVAAITYFSLIIGELVPKRVALISSERIASLVAAPMRTVSRLSAPVVWLLGVSSDAVLKLLRLPTSREQTVTEEEVKTLIAEGTQSGVFEPAERQMIEGVMHLSDRTVRSIMTPRPDLIWLDIDDNPETVAREICESGYSRFPVCRGDVDEVQGIVSTKALLDQSLKGVAFDLRSAMVQPLVVHDGTPVFRLLDLFKQASVHMAVVVDEYGSVEGLVTMTDILEAIAGELPDSTQEGDAAAVQREDGSWLVDGMTPVEEVEALVGVKNMKGEGDFHTIAGFLLDQFGHVPTAAEHFHWNGIRFEVVDMDGRRIDKVLIQLNPEVSEG